The proteins below are encoded in one region of Fimbriimonadaceae bacterium:
- a CDS encoding diguanylate cyclase translates to MPAFRSIRSQILALVFGTLVAMGLGVVTSVNLMADAQIEKALRQDLRNAKNVLASVISAEGEHLTQQVHLVAELPSIKSVVAKKDHAAIDAAVDDYRPKMGVSALIVIDGFGHVLGESGADLPLGLVAEFKGIQPWKNGQQHIGLALLKGKPYVTATTAIKGQSGKVLAYLTAANALEEELAQTISRSVGTELVFVRDDHVVASSMGGVNAVLMRPDEQNRVTVNGVAHLGMFDSFPQSEDLPGVGFIALKPVDQARAPYQRFVLLLTMSILVATLVSIVVAIIFARYLTTPLKGILDAARALRLGEWPQPFNSSRSDEFGLLERTFDEMSESLRESRQRLIEMVRLDPLTELANHRTFQEKLELECHRADETGARVSVMMIDIDRFGAYNRVHGREAGDRLLVEVARLLQQSLPQKALVSRYQSDVFGVVLPEVSAVNGCVLAKEVLDRVGTKSGTSLSIGVAEFGTDASRPELLILAAELATSRAKQLGRSRWVRFQASENGGDTPLELQQFLANGSYATIRALAEAVDAKDPYTNGHSHRVATYAAALAREIGSEEEFVELVFMTGTLHDVGKIGVPDSILKKATALDGDERAIMEQHPVFGEKIVSQVPTLAETVPGVRHHHERWDGRGYPDRLKGFTIPLMARILALADTWDAMTSDRPYRKGLQWDVARAEIEKGAGTQFDPTLVEPFLRSLPAQRPSESPGQAAA, encoded by the coding sequence ATGCCGGCGTTCCGATCTATCCGTTCCCAGATCTTGGCCTTGGTCTTCGGCACCTTGGTCGCCATGGGCTTGGGGGTAGTGACTTCGGTCAACTTGATGGCGGACGCCCAGATCGAAAAGGCGCTGCGGCAGGACTTGCGCAACGCCAAGAACGTCCTCGCCTCAGTCATCTCGGCCGAAGGCGAGCACCTCACCCAGCAGGTCCACCTTGTGGCGGAGCTGCCCTCGATTAAGTCGGTGGTGGCCAAAAAGGATCATGCCGCGATAGACGCGGCCGTAGACGACTACCGGCCCAAGATGGGCGTGAGTGCCCTCATCGTTATTGACGGCTTCGGCCATGTCCTTGGAGAGTCGGGGGCAGACCTGCCCCTGGGCCTCGTCGCCGAGTTCAAAGGCATCCAGCCTTGGAAGAACGGGCAGCAACACATCGGCCTGGCGTTGCTGAAGGGCAAGCCGTACGTCACGGCCACGACCGCCATAAAGGGCCAAAGCGGCAAGGTCTTGGCCTATCTGACGGCGGCCAATGCGCTTGAGGAGGAACTGGCCCAAACGATCTCCCGGTCCGTCGGCACGGAGCTCGTCTTCGTCCGTGACGACCACGTCGTAGCCTCGTCTATGGGCGGCGTGAACGCCGTGCTGATGCGGCCGGACGAGCAGAACAGGGTCACCGTAAACGGCGTGGCCCACTTGGGGATGTTCGATTCCTTCCCGCAAAGCGAGGACCTGCCTGGGGTTGGGTTCATCGCTTTGAAGCCGGTCGACCAGGCGAGGGCGCCCTACCAGCGCTTTGTCCTCTTGCTGACGATGTCGATCCTGGTCGCCACGCTTGTGAGCATCGTGGTCGCCATCATTTTTGCGAGGTATCTGACGACCCCGCTGAAGGGGATCTTGGACGCCGCCCGAGCGCTCCGCCTGGGAGAGTGGCCCCAGCCTTTCAACTCGAGCCGCAGCGACGAGTTCGGCTTGCTGGAGCGGACGTTCGACGAGATGTCCGAATCGCTGCGGGAGAGCCGCCAGCGCCTGATCGAGATGGTGCGCCTCGACCCACTGACCGAGCTCGCGAACCACCGGACCTTCCAAGAGAAGCTAGAACTGGAGTGCCACCGCGCCGACGAGACGGGGGCCCGCGTCAGCGTCATGATGATCGACATCGACCGGTTCGGCGCCTATAACCGGGTTCATGGTCGTGAGGCGGGCGACCGACTCTTAGTCGAAGTCGCCAGGCTCCTCCAGCAAAGCCTTCCCCAAAAGGCGCTCGTCTCGCGCTACCAGAGCGACGTCTTCGGCGTGGTCCTGCCGGAGGTGAGCGCCGTGAACGGATGTGTCCTCGCCAAAGAGGTGTTGGACAGGGTGGGCACAAAATCGGGCACGAGCCTGAGCATCGGTGTCGCCGAGTTCGGCACAGACGCGAGCCGGCCGGAACTGCTCATCCTTGCGGCCGAGCTTGCGACGTCCCGGGCGAAGCAACTCGGCCGCTCGCGTTGGGTGCGTTTCCAGGCGTCGGAGAACGGCGGCGACACGCCGCTCGAGCTCCAGCAGTTCCTCGCCAACGGCAGCTATGCGACCATCCGCGCCTTGGCCGAGGCGGTCGACGCCAAAGACCCCTATACGAACGGCCACTCGCATCGCGTGGCGACCTATGCCGCCGCGCTCGCCCGCGAGATCGGGAGCGAAGAAGAGTTCGTGGAGCTGGTCTTCATGACCGGCACGCTCCACGACGTCGGCAAGATCGGCGTCCCGGACTCGATCCTGAAGAAGGCCACGGCGCTGGACGGGGACGAGCGGGCGATCATGGAGCAGCACCCGGTCTTCGGAGAGAAGATCGTTTCCCAGGTCCCGACGCTTGCCGAGACCGTGCCGGGCGTGCGCCACCACCACGAGCGGTGGGACGGACGCGGCTACCCGGACAGGCTGAAAGGCTTCACCATCCCGCTCATGGCGCGGATCCTCGCGCTCGCCGACACGTGGGACGCGATGACGAGCGACCGCCCCTATCGCAAGGGCTTGCAGTGGGACGTCGCCCGGGCTGAGATCGAGAAGGGCGCCGGGACGCAGTTCGACCCGACCTTGGTCGAGCCCTTTTTGCGCTCGCTCCCTGCCCAAAGGCCATCCGAGAGCCCGGGCCAGGCGGCCGCTTAG
- a CDS encoding sigma-70 family RNA polymerase sigma factor → MLFRRGDPRRDRFERMAEDVFPSVYGTALRLTRDPEDASDLAQEAIVRAYEAFDRFDGRNFKAWLLRILTNLYINRYRKRQREGTGSSLDEETSAEPVTPAEQAPDRQVFDQLLGAEVEEALAKVPDVFRTAVILSDLEGLSYEEIAEATEVPVGTVRSRIARGRAILRKELERFALEQGYLRK, encoded by the coding sequence ATGCTCTTCCGGAGGGGAGACCCCAGGCGAGATCGATTTGAGCGGATGGCCGAGGATGTTTTCCCCTCGGTCTATGGAACGGCACTGCGCCTGACCAGGGACCCGGAAGACGCTTCGGACCTTGCCCAGGAAGCGATAGTCCGCGCCTACGAAGCTTTCGACCGGTTCGACGGGAGGAACTTCAAAGCGTGGCTCCTGCGCATCCTGACGAATCTGTACATCAATCGTTATCGGAAAAGACAACGGGAAGGCACAGGAAGTTCGCTCGATGAAGAGACATCTGCGGAACCGGTGACCCCCGCGGAGCAAGCTCCGGACCGGCAAGTGTTCGACCAGTTGCTCGGTGCGGAAGTCGAGGAGGCCCTCGCCAAGGTGCCGGACGTGTTCCGCACCGCGGTGATCCTCAGCGACTTGGAAGGGCTCTCCTACGAAGAGATCGCCGAAGCGACTGAGGTGCCGGTCGGGACAGTTCGATCGAGGATCGCCCGAGGCAGGGCCATCCTGAGAAAAGAGTTGGAAAGGTTCGCGCTAGAGCAGGGATATCTTCGAAAATGA
- a CDS encoding ABC transporter substrate-binding protein, whose protein sequence is MRRFWPALALLAALLPGCNQSDTHLIGGTSNEHRAEKIVSLSPSTTEIIAEARGSIVLAGRTAADNFPPGLEQTPVVVKGVKPDYEKIAQIKPDLIVYDAKLYNQGDIDKLKELGIDLLALDANKIEDVMEFALAFGNKTGSETAMSKQADDIFASKARAEAAAAGKKHPKTLVVTARGSGEWMAAGTKSFQADVVKSSGGELVGPDSNRFETVSIESIVSLAPEVVFTAGKGAEVLGDPRLGTIPAVRNRRVYEVDPDVLLRASPRTRLLIDSMSNTYEIIRGGSGS, encoded by the coding sequence ATGCGCCGCTTTTGGCCCGCACTCGCCCTCCTTGCCGCCCTTTTGCCGGGCTGCAATCAAAGCGACACCCACCTGATCGGCGGCACCTCTAACGAGCACCGGGCGGAGAAGATTGTGAGCCTCAGCCCGAGCACCACCGAGATCATCGCGGAAGCACGGGGGTCGATCGTCTTGGCCGGCCGCACCGCCGCCGACAACTTCCCCCCCGGCCTTGAGCAAACCCCCGTCGTCGTGAAGGGCGTCAAGCCCGACTACGAAAAGATCGCCCAGATCAAGCCCGACCTCATCGTCTACGATGCCAAGCTCTATAACCAGGGCGACATCGACAAGCTCAAAGAACTCGGCATCGACCTCCTCGCCCTGGACGCCAACAAGATCGAGGACGTCATGGAGTTCGCCTTGGCGTTCGGGAACAAGACCGGTTCTGAGACCGCCATGTCCAAGCAGGCGGACGATATCTTCGCCTCCAAGGCGAGGGCCGAGGCCGCTGCCGCCGGCAAGAAGCACCCGAAGACGCTCGTCGTGACGGCTCGGGGCAGCGGCGAATGGATGGCGGCCGGCACGAAGTCTTTCCAGGCCGACGTGGTGAAATCGTCTGGCGGCGAATTGGTCGGGCCTGACTCCAACCGCTTCGAGACGGTCTCGATCGAGAGCATCGTATCGCTTGCCCCGGAGGTCGTCTTCACGGCCGGCAAGGGTGCTGAGGTCCTCGGCGACCCTCGGCTCGGCACCATCCCGGCTGTTCGCAACCGCCGGGTCTATGAAGTCGATCCGGACGTGCTCCTGCGCGCAAGCCCGCGGACCCGCCTCCTCATCGATTCGATGTCGAACACTTACGAGATCATCCGCGGGGGCAGCGGCTCGTGA
- a CDS encoding S-methyl-5'-thioadenosine phosphorylase: protein MSAVAEIGVFGGSGFYSLLDNVTEVKVDTPYGPPSDSVFVAEVDGRRVAFLPRHGRKHTLPPHKIPYRANVWAFHKLGVKAVVSPCAVGSLQREIAPGDFLLADQFVDRTNGRADTFYDGPVTAHVSPADMYDRTLRKIAVETIRKHGITCHDGGTVVVIQGPRFSTKAESIWFTKMGWHVVNMTQYPEAYLCHELGMGVVNISLVTDYDSGVVADTEAVTAHNVLEVFQANAEKARNVVLDLIGQIPRDLSSIGSRDSLALTRGDGHTTSPWDVRIFES, encoded by the coding sequence GTGAGCGCCGTCGCCGAGATCGGCGTCTTCGGCGGCTCCGGGTTCTATAGCCTGTTGGACAACGTCACCGAAGTCAAGGTGGATACCCCTTACGGGCCCCCGAGCGACAGCGTCTTCGTCGCCGAGGTCGACGGGCGCCGGGTCGCCTTTCTTCCCCGCCACGGGCGCAAGCACACCCTGCCGCCCCACAAAATCCCCTATCGCGCCAACGTCTGGGCGTTCCACAAGCTGGGGGTGAAGGCGGTGGTGAGCCCCTGCGCGGTCGGGTCACTGCAACGGGAGATCGCACCCGGCGACTTCCTTTTGGCCGACCAGTTCGTCGACCGCACCAATGGTCGCGCCGACACGTTTTACGACGGCCCCGTGACCGCCCACGTCTCCCCGGCGGACATGTACGACCGGACGCTGCGCAAGATCGCCGTCGAAACGATCCGCAAACACGGAATCACGTGCCACGATGGCGGCACCGTGGTCGTCATCCAAGGCCCGCGCTTCAGCACAAAGGCCGAAAGCATTTGGTTCACGAAGATGGGGTGGCACGTCGTCAACATGACCCAGTACCCCGAAGCCTATCTCTGCCACGAACTGGGCATGGGCGTCGTTAACATCTCGCTCGTCACGGACTACGACTCCGGAGTCGTCGCGGACACGGAAGCCGTCACCGCGCACAACGTCCTTGAAGTTTTCCAGGCAAACGCGGAGAAGGCGCGCAACGTCGTGCTCGACCTCATCGGGCAGATACCCCGGGACCTCTCCAGCATCGGGAGCCGTGATTCTCTGGCCCTTACGCGCGGTGATGGGCACACCACCAGCCCCTGGGACGTCCGTATCTTCGAATCGTGA
- a CDS encoding HEAT repeat domain-containing protein — MNLSIFCLALSLLQQQDPQGSPAPVDTVSLGGREIPVTWPTDATPLTGVRAEMGQSAFPVDSSGNLLVREALGDPWDAAKQAFERARERKAEGQMSILVMLETRCTILERGPDRVFRERQSSFSVADEDEATAAVARFSAMVRGATGGVIDPKIQFRIDDDINFVFLDRPATVAPDGTEVTMDVPPEDDLFGIGHVANAIAPYVNQAPFEAEDGQNWGPFAAVLVVHTGPIKTARTYKVGDTPVTLIPAYSAGGPLGATLASRLFEAWRAQILGGDASKAADRVRPDAAESIGLAAAALRKSTLRTGAGESAATALSKLPVGQPYSASGGAIVREGGSALVRMDAVELAPGSATWTSWRPGPDGWRLETDASPFEGTDVEAFRLSPTGDIGNPARTTGSFSLDETDNATPLRVVAKGSRLAGHAVLLRAGPGESLARPGEEKTLAFDFTVSANEDLAVQLVGASGRVLASVLISGQTEAPGEAGPPVFVGRPETGSTTRSVTLPLSQLNLAEPVYEVRLSTPEGSFIGERATRGPVEIGFAKIAVRASEPSDALLPAWEPIGRAYPSDVEVTEPVFAELKRILANPEGPDTYAALDVFRRVKDPRIIGELKERAASGRPSVAFLATKALAAQDSPEAWAALRALVETGPFEFNRRVAAGTFINHPEAEMAASLNMLGARGWRTREAAARALAKIETEPAGIILAATLFSEPHPSVRRVVCQGANPNIDLASRRVLYAAVNDASEWVRAVAYVTMLDAPAGPLRDDALKGVRDPSVNVRLSLLQAIKTRQNDGDRAALRLAVIDPETRVRVAALEALATQPGPVVLEEVQNLTQDSDPRVAQALQDLARKKGIKLP, encoded by the coding sequence GTGAATTTGTCCATCTTCTGTCTCGCTCTTTCCCTGCTGCAACAGCAGGACCCTCAGGGCAGCCCAGCCCCGGTCGACACCGTGTCCCTCGGGGGACGCGAGATCCCCGTCACATGGCCGACGGACGCGACGCCCCTCACCGGCGTGCGCGCGGAGATGGGCCAAAGCGCCTTCCCCGTCGATTCCAGCGGCAACCTACTCGTCCGGGAAGCGCTCGGCGACCCCTGGGATGCGGCCAAGCAAGCCTTTGAGCGGGCGAGAGAGCGGAAAGCCGAAGGCCAAATGTCCATCCTCGTCATGCTGGAGACCCGCTGCACCATCCTCGAGCGTGGGCCGGACCGAGTCTTCCGCGAGCGACAATCTAGCTTCTCTGTGGCAGACGAGGACGAGGCCACCGCGGCCGTCGCCCGCTTCAGCGCCATGGTCCGGGGGGCGACCGGTGGCGTCATCGACCCGAAGATCCAGTTCCGGATCGACGACGACATCAACTTCGTCTTCCTCGACCGCCCCGCGACCGTCGCTCCAGACGGCACCGAAGTCACCATGGACGTGCCGCCCGAAGACGACCTCTTCGGCATCGGCCACGTCGCGAACGCGATCGCGCCCTACGTGAACCAAGCGCCCTTCGAGGCCGAGGACGGCCAGAACTGGGGTCCCTTTGCCGCGGTGCTCGTCGTCCACACCGGTCCGATCAAAACCGCGCGGACGTACAAGGTCGGCGACACGCCCGTGACCCTGATCCCCGCCTATTCTGCGGGCGGACCGCTCGGGGCGACCCTCGCCTCGCGCCTATTTGAAGCGTGGCGCGCCCAGATCCTTGGCGGTGATGCTAGCAAGGCCGCCGACCGAGTGCGGCCCGACGCGGCCGAATCCATCGGCCTGGCTGCAGCCGCCCTGCGAAAGTCCACTCTCCGGACTGGTGCCGGGGAAAGTGCCGCGACAGCTCTGAGCAAGCTGCCGGTCGGCCAGCCTTACTCCGCCTCTGGCGGAGCGATCGTGCGCGAAGGGGGTTCTGCGCTCGTGCGTATGGACGCGGTCGAACTCGCTCCAGGGAGCGCGACGTGGACTTCCTGGCGGCCCGGCCCGGACGGCTGGCGCCTCGAGACCGACGCCTCGCCGTTCGAGGGCACCGACGTCGAGGCCTTCCGTCTCTCCCCCACCGGCGACATTGGCAATCCCGCTCGGACCACGGGCTCGTTCTCACTTGACGAGACCGACAACGCGACCCCGTTGCGGGTCGTGGCCAAGGGGAGCCGACTCGCCGGCCACGCCGTGCTCCTGCGGGCCGGACCCGGCGAGAGCCTCGCCCGTCCTGGCGAGGAGAAGACCCTCGCCTTCGATTTCACGGTCTCGGCGAACGAAGACCTTGCCGTGCAGCTCGTCGGCGCAAGCGGCCGCGTCCTCGCCTCCGTGCTCATATCCGGCCAAACCGAAGCCCCGGGCGAGGCAGGACCTCCTGTCTTCGTCGGACGGCCGGAAACCGGGTCGACCACGCGTTCCGTCACGCTCCCCCTTTCCCAGCTTAACTTGGCAGAGCCCGTCTACGAAGTCCGGCTTTCGACCCCAGAGGGCAGCTTCATCGGCGAGCGCGCGACGCGCGGGCCGGTTGAGATCGGCTTTGCAAAAATCGCCGTCCGCGCGTCCGAACCGAGCGATGCCCTGCTCCCAGCATGGGAACCCATCGGTCGCGCCTACCCTTCGGACGTCGAGGTCACAGAGCCCGTTTTCGCGGAGCTCAAGAGAATCCTCGCCAATCCGGAAGGGCCCGACACCTATGCCGCGCTCGATGTCTTCCGCCGCGTGAAGGACCCCCGCATCATCGGCGAGCTAAAGGAACGGGCCGCATCTGGGCGCCCTTCGGTCGCCTTCCTCGCCACCAAGGCGCTCGCCGCGCAGGATTCGCCCGAAGCCTGGGCCGCCTTGCGCGCCCTTGTCGAGACCGGGCCGTTCGAGTTTAACCGCCGGGTCGCGGCCGGGACGTTCATCAACCACCCCGAGGCGGAAATGGCGGCTTCGCTCAATATGCTCGGCGCGCGCGGTTGGCGAACGCGTGAAGCAGCCGCGCGGGCGCTCGCCAAGATCGAGACCGAGCCCGCCGGCATCATCCTCGCCGCAACGCTCTTCTCCGAGCCGCACCCCAGCGTGCGGCGCGTCGTCTGCCAAGGTGCGAACCCGAACATCGACCTGGCTTCGAGGCGAGTGCTCTACGCGGCCGTAAACGATGCCAGCGAATGGGTGCGGGCGGTGGCCTACGTCACCATGCTGGACGCGCCCGCCGGCCCGCTCCGCGACGACGCCCTAAAGGGGGTCCGCGACCCCTCCGTGAACGTCCGACTCAGCCTGCTGCAGGCGATCAAGACGAGGCAGAACGATGGCGACCGGGCGGCCCTGCGCCTCGCCGTGATAGACCCCGAAACCCGTGTCCGGGTCGCCGCGCTCGAAGCCCTGGCCACCCAACCAGGCCCCGTCGTGCTCGAGGAAGTCCAGAACCTCACCCAAGACTCGGACCCCCGCGTAGCCCAGGCTCTCCAGGACTTGGCAAGAAAGAAGGGGATCAAGCTCCCGTGA
- a CDS encoding RpiB/LacA/LacB family sugar-phosphate isomerase translates to MKLVVGGDHAAVALLDQLAAELAEGGHEVVRVGAVSPESFDYPIAADEVAEAVLKRGAEMGILACGTGIGVCIRANRHPGIRAAQACTIAEAKLARAHNHANVICLGARTTTPEKALELVQAFLSGPEDHAERHLRRVSQLDGPVE, encoded by the coding sequence GTGAAGCTGGTCGTCGGCGGCGACCATGCGGCAGTGGCGCTCCTTGACCAGTTGGCGGCCGAGCTAGCCGAAGGCGGCCACGAGGTCGTCAGGGTCGGGGCCGTTTCGCCGGAGAGCTTCGACTACCCCATAGCCGCGGACGAAGTCGCGGAAGCGGTGCTTAAAAGGGGTGCCGAGATGGGGATCCTTGCTTGCGGGACCGGGATCGGAGTCTGCATACGGGCAAACCGGCACCCCGGAATACGCGCCGCCCAAGCCTGCACCATCGCGGAGGCGAAACTCGCTCGCGCCCACAACCACGCAAACGTCATCTGTCTCGGGGCGAGAACGACAACGCCCGAAAAGGCGTTAGAACTCGTACAGGCCTTTCTCAGCGGCCCCGAGGATCACGCGGAACGCCATCTCCGGCGAGTCTCCCAGTTGGACGGGCCGGTCGAATAA